The following proteins are encoded in a genomic region of Triticum dicoccoides isolate Atlit2015 ecotype Zavitan chromosome 1B, WEW_v2.0, whole genome shotgun sequence:
- the LOC119316989 gene encoding beta-1,2-xylosyltransferase XYXT1-like, giving the protein MVHHHRATLLPHHHHDEEKQQAEEEGDGKTLKELRGRLADYACHHRKHGHDALLLMLAGFAFVSLLLLLLPNSPFSAAMDDLLQLGRTPRRCDQEMAPTPPAPCAGVPNGTVCCDRSSPRADLCVMRGDIRTHAASNTLFLLAAAAPADERIRPYTRKWESSVMSTIDELRLRAVPEAEGSAAAGAGPARCDVRHDVPAVVFSTGGYTGNVYHEFNDGIIPLYITARRYNRKVVFVMLEYHDWWMTKYGHIVEQLSDFPPVDFSNDTRTHCFPEAVVGLRIHDELAIDASRMPGNQGIRDFRHMLDDAHRGRINAIIEEENAAPQAAPAAAALAKKHVTEALADDDKPRLVIVSRNGSRAIENEPELARAAGRAGFRVTVLRPRPDTELAQMYRVLNGSDVMVGVHGAAMTHFLFMRPGSVFIQVVPLGTDWAAENYYGEPARRLGLRYVPYKILPSESSLFRRYARDDPVLTDPVAVNAKGWQVTKKVYLDGQNVRLDMARFRRRLREAYGHWAAQRRRQQSQPL; this is encoded by the coding sequence ATGGTGCACCACCACCGGGCGACCCTCCTGCCGCACCACCACCACGACGAGGAgaagcagcaggcggaggaggagggggacggcAAGACGTTGAAGGAGCTCCGGGGCCGGCTGGCGGACTACGCGTGCCACCACCGGAAGCACGGCCACGACGCGCTCCTCCTCATGCTCGCCGGCTTCGCCTTCGTCTCCTTGCTCCTGCTGCTCCTCCCCAacagccccttctccgccgccatggacGACCTCCTGCAGCTGGGCCGCACCCCGCGCCGGTGCGACCAGGAGATGGCGCCCACGCCGCCAGCGCCCTGCGCGGGGGTGCCCAACGGCACCGTCTGCTGCGACCGGAGCTCCCCACGCGCCGACCTCTGCGTCATGCGCGGGGACATCCGCACCCACGCCGCCTCCAACACCCTCTtcctgctcgccgccgccgccccggccgacGAGCGCATCCGGCCATACACCCGCAAGTGGGAGTCCAGCGTCATGAGCACCATCGACGAGCTGCGCCTCCGCGCCGTGCCTGAGGCTGAGGGCTCTGCTGCTGCCGGTGCCGGCCCGGCGCGCTGCGATGTCCGGCACGACGTCCCCGCCGTCGTCTTCTCCACCGGCGGCTACACCGGCAACGTGTACCACGAGTTCAACGACGGCATCATCCCGCTCTACATCACCGCCCGGCGGTACAACAGGAAGGTGGTGTTCGTGATGCTCGAGTACCACGACTGGTGGATGACCAAGTACGGCCACATCGTCGAGCAGCTCTCCGACTTCCCGCCCGTCGACTTCTCCAACGACACCCGCACGCACTGCTTCCCGGAGGCCGTCGTCGGCCTGCGCATCCACGACGAGCTCGCCATCGACGCGTCACGGATGCCGGGAAACCAGGGCATCCGGGACTTCCGGCACATGCTCGACGACGCGCACCGCGGCCGCATCAACGCCATCATCgaggaggagaacgccgcgccacaagcggcgccggcggcggcggcactaGCAAAGAAACACGTCACGGAGGCGCTCGCGGACGACGACAAGCCGCGGCTGGTGATCGTGTCGCGCAACGGGTCGCGCGCGATCGAGAACGAGCCGGAGCTGGCGcgcgcggcggggagggccgggTTCCGGGTGACGGTGCTCCGGCCGCGCCCGGACACGGAGCTCGCGCAGATGTACCGCGTCCTGAACGGCTCGGACGTGATGGTGGGCGTGCACGGTGCCGCCATGACGCACTTCCTCTTCATGCGCCCGGGGTCGGTCTTCATCCAGGTGGTGCCGCTGGGAACCGACTGGGCCGCCGAGAACTACTACGGCGAGCCGGCGCGGCGGCTCGGCCTGCGCTACGTCCCCTACAAGATCCTGCCGTCGGAGAGCTCGCTGTTCCGGCGCTACGCCAGGGACGACCCCGTGCTCACCGACCCCGTCGCCGTTAACGCCAAGGGATGGCAGGTCACCAAGAAGGTGTACCTCGACGGGCAGAACGTGCGGCTGGACATGGCGCGGTTCCGGCGACGGCTGCGCGAGGCATACGGCCACTGGGCGGCGCAGCGGCGGCGCCAGCAGAGCCAACCGTTGTAG